In Candidatus Krumholzibacteriia bacterium, the genomic window AGAGCTTGTCGGCGGCGATCCTCGAGATCGTCCCGAGCCCCCCCTCCGTGTCGAACTCCAGGTCGGTCGCCTTCATCGCGAGGTCCTTCACGAGCTCCTTGCGATCCCGCGCTTTCAGGTCCTCGATGATGTGGCGGCGACGCACGTGTTCGATCTCGTGTGCGAGTACGCCCGCGAGCATCGCCTCGTCCGTCATCCGATCGAGGGCACCGCGCGACACGAAGACGTACCCCCCGGGGACGGACATCGCGTTCACGCGCTCGTCATCGAGCACGGCGAAGCGGTACACGATGCCCGGCGTCGGATCGGCCGCCGCCAGGGTCGACCCGACCATGTTCACGTACATGGTGAGCGCAGAGTCCTGGACCACGCCGTAGCGACCGGCCACCGTCGCGGCCAACTCGCGGCCGAACTGGATCTCCTCTTCGGTCGAGACCTCGGCGAAGGGGTTGTAGAACGTGGGAGGGCCGGAAACGGGGGGAATGCCCCCGCCGGGATCTTTCGCGATGCGCCCCACCTGCTCGACGACCGACTTGCACCCCGGGGCGCCGAAGACGACCAGCCCCGCCAAGAGGACCAGGATTCCCTGGATCGCATGCCTCATCGCGCATCCTCCTCTTCGGCGCTCTCCAGACCCTCGGCCTCGGTCGCTCGGAGCAGATGGTACGGTGGCAGCCCCGCCTGCAAACGGAAGGTCTCGAGCGCGAGGGGCGAGATCTTGATCGACTCCATCCACTTCACGGCGCTCGTATCGGGCCGGACGGATACGGTCGCGCCGCCCTCCTCGATCTCCTCGACGCCACGTGGCGCGGCGGACTGGGCCCACTGATCGCTCACTCCTCGATCGATGCCCTCGACGAGTCGGACGAATCCCGGATCGTTGGCCACGGCGACCCCGTCGATCGCGACATGCTCCGGCCGCACCTCCTGATCGATCCATTCCCGCAGGACGACGGCCGTGATTCCACCGTCGGGAGAAGCGACGACACGCCGCGCCGATGCGGCTCCGGCCGGACCCTCCAGCGCGAGCAGCACGAAGGGCTCGGCCTCGATGTCCGCAGTCTCGAGGGGCCGGTCTCCCTGCGGCGTGCGGCGGTAGTACCGGGTCGCGTCGCAGAGGACTTCCACGGAACTCGACGCAGG contains:
- a CDS encoding M48 family metalloprotease; this translates as MRHAIQGILVLLAGLVVFGAPGCKSVVEQVGRIAKDPGGGIPPVSGPPTFYNPFAEVSTEEEIQFGRELAATVAGRYGVVQDSALTMYVNMVGSTLAAADPTPGIVYRFAVLDDERVNAMSVPGGYVFVSRGALDRMTDEAMLAGVLAHEIEHVRRRHIIEDLKARDRKELVKDLAMKATDLEFDTEGGLGTISRIAADKLFEGLTREDELEADRGAARLAATAGYDPTGLQRFLDLLERDPVQVPWPVTSDDHPFPDDRKVEIQAAIDALDPAPRTTVTAAERFHEHCRPSSGR